One Paenibacillus riograndensis SBR5 DNA segment encodes these proteins:
- a CDS encoding ABC transporter permease, which yields MQEVSAQPGVVPELKPKSYKSSSELKKRLWRNKLLYVMLLPGVLYFVIFKYLPMYGLIISFQDYKPYQGITGSEWVGMEHFQRLFTEPDFLNILGNTLILFGMNILFYFPIPIILALMLNELRGTFFKRTFQTLIYLPHFMSWVIVVSISFVMTTMDGGIINELLSYFGFEKINFLLSPGWFRPMYIIQIIWREAGWGTIIYLASIAAIDPGLYEAARMDGAGRLRQIWHITLPAIRGVIVTLLILKIGSVLDLGFEHVYLLLNSMNREVAEIIDTYVYTAGLRQGHFSYSTAIGFFKSIIGLVMVMSVNKLSKKMGEEGVY from the coding sequence ATGCAGGAAGTCTCCGCTCAGCCTGGTGTGGTTCCCGAGCTGAAGCCCAAGAGCTACAAGAGCAGCAGCGAGCTTAAGAAACGTCTGTGGAGAAACAAATTGCTCTACGTCATGCTGCTGCCGGGTGTGCTGTATTTTGTGATTTTTAAATATTTGCCTATGTATGGATTGATTATTTCGTTTCAGGATTACAAGCCTTACCAGGGGATAACAGGAAGTGAATGGGTGGGGATGGAGCATTTCCAGCGGCTGTTCACAGAGCCGGATTTCCTGAATATCTTGGGGAACACCTTGATATTGTTCGGCATGAACATTTTATTTTACTTTCCGATTCCGATTATTCTGGCTTTGATGCTGAATGAGCTGAGAGGCACCTTTTTCAAAAGAACCTTTCAGACGCTTATCTATCTGCCCCATTTCATGTCCTGGGTGATCGTCGTTTCGATTTCTTTTGTGATGACGACGATGGACGGCGGGATTATCAACGAGCTGCTGTCCTATTTCGGGTTCGAAAAGATTAATTTTCTGCTGAGTCCCGGCTGGTTCAGGCCGATGTACATTATTCAGATCATCTGGCGCGAGGCGGGCTGGGGAACGATTATTTATCTGGCTTCAATTGCGGCCATCGACCCCGGACTCTATGAAGCTGCACGCATGGACGGTGCCGGGCGGCTGAGACAAATCTGGCATATTACCCTTCCGGCGATCCGTGGCGTCATTGTTACCCTGCTTATTCTGAAAATCGGTTCCGTGCTCGATCTTGGATTTGAACATGTGTATCTGCTGCTTAACTCCATGAATCGCGAGGTCGCGGAAATTATTGATACGTATGTATACACGGCAGGGCTTAGACAAGGCCACTTCAGCTACAGTACAGCTATTGGATTCTTCAAGTCGATCATTGGGCTCGTTATGGTCATGTCGGTTAACAAATTGTCCAAGAAAATGGGCGAAGAAGGCGTTTATTGA
- a CDS encoding extracellular solute-binding protein: MNKKSFTLLLSALLTFSMLTACSGNNNNKNNEAAPSNAGTSGGTDAATAAPEPEKPTEIKIMLPLNTTETPPDTIKTEVEKLTNTKLTYQFYPADTYEEKLNSSFATGSLPQVTYLKNQTTFIQMKESMKDGQFWEIGPLLSEFPNLNKLKPEILNNTKVDGKLYTLYIGRPLARQGIIYRKDWADKLGLQPPANVDELFAMAKAFTEQDPDGNGKKDTTGIVDRNELVYGAFKTVSSWFGTPNSWGEKDGQLAPEFEFPQYYDTMDFFKKARDAGYMNQDFAATSKTDAVNMFVSGKAGMYIGGSMQDIDTLNKDLVKNYPNAVLDTHSMVAGPDGKFAQWMIPGYNNVVLFPKSAVKDEAELKKILAFFDKMMTPEVANLMYWGIEGTHYTVVDGKAKPADDKELIEREVKGFKDSVIGEAETNGMYQSLNVLPGRIHAEELLLENVKVGVADPTAALDSATYTSKGVELQQIISDATYKYIYGQIDKAGFEKEVQAWKERGGQKIIEEYNAVYKK, translated from the coding sequence ATGAACAAAAAATCCTTCACCCTGCTCCTGTCTGCGCTGCTCACATTCAGCATGTTGACAGCGTGTTCAGGCAACAACAACAACAAGAACAACGAAGCTGCCCCAAGCAATGCGGGAACGAGCGGCGGAACGGACGCCGCAACAGCGGCACCGGAGCCGGAGAAACCGACAGAGATCAAGATTATGCTGCCGCTGAATACGACAGAGACTCCACCGGATACGATCAAAACCGAAGTGGAGAAGCTGACCAACACGAAGCTGACCTATCAGTTTTACCCGGCAGATACGTATGAAGAGAAGCTGAACTCTTCGTTCGCCACCGGCTCCCTGCCGCAGGTCACTTACCTGAAAAATCAGACGACTTTTATTCAAATGAAGGAATCGATGAAGGACGGGCAGTTCTGGGAGATCGGGCCGCTGTTAAGCGAATTCCCCAATCTCAATAAGCTGAAGCCGGAAATCCTGAATAATACCAAGGTGGACGGCAAGCTGTATACCTTGTACATTGGACGGCCGCTGGCGCGCCAGGGCATCATTTACCGCAAGGACTGGGCCGACAAGCTGGGGCTGCAGCCGCCTGCGAATGTGGATGAGCTGTTCGCTATGGCCAAAGCGTTCACGGAGCAGGACCCGGACGGCAACGGCAAAAAAGACACGACAGGTATTGTAGACCGCAACGAGCTGGTGTACGGCGCATTCAAAACCGTATCCTCCTGGTTCGGCACTCCGAACAGCTGGGGAGAGAAGGATGGCCAATTGGCGCCTGAATTTGAATTCCCGCAATACTACGATACTATGGATTTCTTCAAAAAAGCCCGCGATGCCGGTTACATGAACCAGGACTTCGCAGCTACCAGTAAAACGGATGCCGTTAACATGTTCGTCAGCGGCAAGGCCGGAATGTACATTGGCGGCTCCATGCAGGATATCGATACCCTCAACAAGGATCTGGTCAAAAACTACCCGAATGCCGTGCTCGATACGCACAGTATGGTTGCCGGTCCGGACGGCAAATTTGCGCAATGGATGATTCCGGGCTACAACAATGTGGTGCTGTTCCCGAAATCTGCGGTTAAGGACGAGGCTGAGCTGAAGAAAATCCTTGCATTTTTTGACAAAATGATGACTCCGGAGGTGGCTAATCTGATGTACTGGGGGATCGAAGGCACCCACTATACGGTGGTAGACGGCAAAGCCAAACCTGCGGATGACAAAGAGCTGATCGAACGCGAAGTCAAAGGCTTCAAGGACAGTGTGATCGGTGAAGCGGAGACTAATGGCATGTACCAAAGCCTGAACGTGCTGCCGGGCAGAATCCATGCGGAGGAATTGCTGCTGGAGAATGTCAAGGTGGGTGTAGCTGATCCCACGGCTGCGCTGGATTCGGCCACCTATACTTCCAAAGGCGTAGAGCTGCAGCAGATCATTTCGGATGCCACCTATAAATATATCTATGGGCAAATTGACAAGGCCGGATTCGAAAAAGAAGTGCAGGCCTGGAAGGAGCGCGGCGGCCAGAAAATTATTGAAGAATACAATGCCGTGTACAAGAAATAG
- a CDS encoding helix-turn-helix transcriptional regulator — protein sequence MEPIPAILAELENYLKREAITKTQFAERSGIHSGTLSNMIRGRRPIAIQQLDRITQAMGQDEGFFYNLYIDNYIIDSSRDWRRIGPLLQRCADLNKLDCIQRIVQHVMDNLMYSPMLFDTAEALFAKDRLAAAALLYECVAESERSQHSERLAFCQYRLFTIALGDNQSENLRAADRFEPFVERLDEVDQLDALKELANTYRSLQRWDKVDELATKMGHKARIQYDLQYGPHRKSNEPHKAPGRPLFFYIAYSDLLRGNVCDELGDYGQALAHKYAYADLGWVKEQGEAVDYWKALFMEWSEANVYITRLLSGDSTVIEPYANYIDIKKGELTIGLLYILKAANKYQFNVDDILYRFRQDIETNFNELTQGRYSRKLALDRQANLTFELAHYFLYKKNYSNGFRFLLDALKNFKQINNEKYTLECVTLFERFRKAATQEIKDRYQLLLLGGSSYEEKDSCTLNPH from the coding sequence TTGGAACCTATACCTGCGATATTGGCAGAGCTCGAAAATTATTTGAAGCGAGAAGCCATTACGAAAACACAGTTTGCAGAACGTTCAGGCATTCATTCAGGTACGCTCAGCAATATGATTCGTGGACGCCGTCCCATCGCGATACAGCAGCTGGACCGGATTACCCAAGCGATGGGGCAGGACGAGGGATTTTTTTATAACTTATACATAGACAATTACATCATCGATAGTTCCCGGGACTGGCGCAGGATTGGCCCATTGCTGCAACGTTGTGCTGACTTAAATAAGCTGGATTGTATTCAGCGAATTGTTCAACATGTAATGGACAATCTGATGTATTCACCCATGCTTTTTGACACGGCCGAGGCATTATTTGCAAAAGACCGGTTGGCCGCAGCGGCGCTATTATACGAATGTGTGGCGGAGAGTGAACGGTCGCAGCATTCGGAACGTCTGGCGTTTTGCCAGTACCGTTTGTTTACTATTGCTCTTGGTGATAACCAGAGTGAAAATCTTAGGGCTGCTGATCGGTTTGAGCCTTTTGTAGAGCGTCTGGATGAAGTGGATCAACTGGACGCGCTCAAAGAGCTCGCGAATACATACCGTTCTTTGCAACGTTGGGACAAAGTGGATGAGTTGGCAACCAAAATGGGCCATAAAGCCAGAATTCAATATGATCTGCAGTATGGGCCTCATCGAAAATCTAATGAACCGCACAAGGCTCCCGGCAGACCCTTGTTTTTCTATATCGCCTACAGCGACTTGCTGCGTGGTAATGTATGTGATGAGCTTGGTGATTACGGGCAGGCCCTGGCTCATAAATATGCTTATGCTGATTTAGGCTGGGTGAAAGAGCAAGGGGAAGCGGTCGATTACTGGAAAGCTCTTTTTATGGAGTGGTCAGAGGCCAACGTGTATATCACAAGACTTTTGAGTGGTGATTCAACAGTGATTGAACCTTACGCAAACTATATCGATATCAAAAAAGGTGAGCTAACGATTGGACTTTTATACATATTGAAAGCCGCTAATAAATATCAATTCAATGTAGACGACATCTTGTATCGGTTTAGACAGGATATAGAAACTAATTTTAATGAGCTAACCCAGGGAAGATATTCTCGAAAGCTGGCTTTGGATCGCCAGGCAAATCTAACGTTTGAATTAGCTCATTATTTCTTGTATAAAAAGAATTATTCTAATGGATTCAGATTTCTATTAGATGCTTTAAAGAATTTCAAGCAAATCAATAATGAAAAGTATACACTGGAATGTGTGACCCTGTTCGAGCGATTTAGAAAGGCTGCCACTCAGGAAATAAAAGACCGATATCAATTATTACTTTTGGGAGGCTCTTCTTATGAAGAAAAAGATTCTTGTACTCTTAACCCTCATTAG
- a CDS encoding extracellular solute-binding protein, whose product MFRQGWGRRAARYNGVLVLFAVIMLSACSSEDAGHSSPAGEAPSISILAPLHFPQTPARDIVTEIDKLTGVRLEITWVPEGVYTDKMNTAMATGSLGKVTFVKVTDYNLVKNAIRSGAFWEIGPYLKDFPNLKQLDPAILDQTAVDGKFYGLYTERPSSRQGIIIRKDWLDRLHLNKPQTLEELYHVLRQFTYNDPDGNGKADTLGLVDRNDLVYGVFKTLSSYFGTPNNWKRVKGQFIPEFETPEYMDTMNFMKRLYHEKIINQDFALTSKEVQRDKFIRGSAGVFIGSMTDVQRLSIEAQAINPAAELTLINRIKGPEGYKVWSIPNYNGLYLFSKKAIATEAELKQVLGFFDRTMDKDVANLMKYGFEGRHYKLEDGKVILPEETSQLRVNEVSPLYSLMIADIGNRNIMEIAQKEQLTALADQLSEDNEQFLVNDPTVSLSSPTFDEKNTELSTIIVDATYNYILGNITAEGFRQEVKKWRSSGGNLIIQEYGEAARARAGG is encoded by the coding sequence ATGTTCAGACAAGGATGGGGCCGCAGGGCTGCCCGGTATAACGGTGTGCTTGTTCTGTTTGCAGTTATTATGTTAAGCGCTTGCAGTAGTGAGGATGCTGGACACAGCAGCCCCGCTGGTGAGGCTCCGTCGATATCCATACTGGCTCCGCTGCATTTTCCGCAGACTCCTGCCAGGGATATTGTCACGGAGATCGACAAGCTGACCGGTGTCCGGCTGGAGATCACCTGGGTTCCCGAAGGGGTCTACACCGACAAAATGAACACGGCAATGGCAACCGGTTCCCTGGGCAAGGTCACTTTTGTTAAGGTCACGGATTATAATCTGGTCAAGAACGCGATCCGCTCGGGTGCTTTTTGGGAGATTGGCCCCTATCTTAAGGATTTTCCGAATCTGAAGCAGCTGGACCCTGCGATTCTGGACCAGACTGCCGTGGACGGGAAGTTCTATGGCCTGTATACGGAGCGCCCCTCCTCCAGACAAGGAATTATCATCCGCAAGGATTGGCTGGACCGTCTCCATTTGAACAAACCGCAGACGCTGGAGGAGCTGTATCACGTTTTACGGCAGTTCACCTACAATGATCCGGACGGCAACGGCAAAGCCGATACACTAGGACTTGTTGACCGCAATGATCTCGTCTATGGGGTGTTTAAGACACTCAGCTCCTATTTCGGCACGCCGAATAACTGGAAGCGGGTGAAGGGCCAATTCATTCCTGAATTTGAGACGCCTGAATATATGGATACGATGAACTTTATGAAGCGGTTATATCATGAAAAGATCATCAACCAGGATTTCGCCTTGACCAGCAAGGAGGTGCAGCGGGATAAGTTCATCCGGGGCAGCGCCGGGGTATTCATTGGCAGCATGACCGATGTGCAGCGGCTCTCCATTGAGGCCCAGGCGATCAATCCCGCAGCCGAGCTGACCTTGATTAACCGGATCAAAGGGCCGGAGGGCTATAAGGTGTGGTCCATACCCAACTATAACGGGTTGTACCTCTTCTCCAAAAAAGCGATCGCCACGGAAGCGGAGCTGAAGCAGGTGCTGGGTTTTTTTGACCGGACGATGGATAAGGATGTCGCCAACCTGATGAAATACGGGTTCGAAGGACGGCACTACAAGCTGGAGGACGGCAAAGTCATTCTTCCTGAGGAAACCTCGCAGCTGCGTGTGAATGAGGTGAGTCCGCTCTACTCCCTGATGATCGCCGATATCGGCAACCGGAACATTATGGAAATCGCGCAAAAAGAGCAGCTGACCGCCCTCGCCGACCAGCTCAGCGAAGACAACGAGCAGTTTCTGGTCAATGACCCGACCGTCAGCCTCAGCTCGCCCACTTTTGACGAGAAAAACACCGAGCTGTCCACCATCATCGTCGATGCGACCTACAATTATATCCTGGGCAATATTACGGCCGAAGGCTTCCGCCAAGAGGTGAAGAAGTGGAGAAGCAGCGGCGGCAATCTGATTATTCAGGAATATGGGGAGGCGGCGCGGGCGAGGGCGGGGGGATAG